From a region of the Solanum stenotomum isolate F172 chromosome 2, ASM1918654v1, whole genome shotgun sequence genome:
- the LOC125855381 gene encoding uncharacterized protein LOC125855381 yields MEEKKESRSVYDEVITKNPMFYLQEGIKAILKCLGFESSKLVHQASSSSSSSSSSMSDTNKKEEESEKQEQECVLFQEDGNKQGSDSTNDNYKNDPPVENDDEDPPQSETLILATERRGRPPSRPKVGSGPPPQNN; encoded by the exons ATggaagagaaaaaagagagtAGATCAGTTTATGATGAAGTTATCACCAAGAATCCAATGTTTTACTTACAAGAAGGCATTAAAGCTATTCTAAAATGCCTTGGTTTTGAATCTTCAAAACTTGTTCATCaagcatcatcatcatcgtcttcttcttcttcaagtatGTCAGATactaataaaaaagaagaagagagtgaAAAACAAGAACAAGAGTGTGTGTTGTTCCAAGAAGATGGTAATAAGCAAGGTTCAGATTCAACAAATGATAATTACAAGAATGACCCTCCAGTTgaaaatgatgatgaagatCCACCTCAATCAGAGACACTT ATATTAGCAACAGAAAGGAGGGGAAGACCACCATCAAGACCTAAAGTTGGCAGTGGACCTCCTCCTCagaacaattaa
- the LOC125856325 gene encoding ethylene-responsive transcription factor LEP-like yields the protein MENITNIPKLHVRNLVRRSSRHSTKYHGVRRRPWGRYAAEIRNPNTKQRHWLGTFDTAEEAALAYDISSIAFCGIENARTNFVYPISSFPSPYNNSTAPPSPPPLPPPPPPPSTPELEVVENNCMKIEMNDDINDDDESLVIASILQSFRYTNTLDKLAL from the coding sequence atggaaaatattactaatattCCTAAATTGCATGTTAGAAATTTAGTTAGAAGAAGTTCAAGACATTCAACAAAATATCATGGTGTAAGAAGAAGGCCATGGGGTAGATATGCTGCTGAGATTAGAAATCCAAATACAAAACAAAGGCATTGGCTTGGCACATTTGATACCGCTGAAGAAGCTGCTCTAGCTTATGATATTTCTTCTATTGCTTTTTGTGGTATCGAAAATGCACGTACTAATTTTGTCTACCCTATTTCGTCTTTTCCTTCACCTTATAATAATTCTACGGCACCACCATCACCACCACCTCTGCCACCACCACCGCCGCCACCGTCAACGCCGGAGTTGGAAGTGGTTGAAAATAATTGCATGAAGATTGAGATGAATGATGAtattaatgatgatgatgagtcTCTTGTTATTGCTTCTATTTTACAAAGTTTTCGTTATACAAACACACTAGATAAGCTGGCTCTTTGA